CCAGTTTCTCCCAGTTCAGCCAATGAGCTATGCAAGGCTCAATGTGGTAGCAGGCCTCTTTGCTCACTTCTTCGCCAGTTCTTCAGTTTGGTAGGACGACTGATCTTAGTAGGTAGTGTCCAAGATGTGCCAAATTTTTTTCCGTTTTGTTACAATGGGCCTACGAAGTTCTTTTAATAACCACCTACAGCTTTTTCCTTCCTGACAACTTTATATCAAAGTGCCATGGGCAGTTCCCTGACCTTTGTGACAACATACAGATTTCAACGACTAAGTCAGTAATATTAATTCTGCAACTATGTAGTTGAACATAGACAGACCTGGTTAACATATCTAGTGTGCACTCTCATGAAAATGGAATACACCTGGCTGTTAGTATACCccctttttcatgtttttgttttatacataATTCTgaagacaaaattatttttgccaGGGTAGAGTTACTTTATGGGaggtagaaaaaaaatcccatgtaaatactttttaatttgaCTTAAGAAATAATCAGTGGAGGTGAAAAATTTCTGAAGGCATTGTTTCTATAATTGTGTAACTAATTTCTAAAGCATAAAAACTATTGTACATGGCATGCTGCATAAATAATGAACATGTTATTTCAGTACATATCCATACATATCCATACTAAAGTACACCTACTATGTGTGTAAAGATATGAAAAATCCTGATCCAGTCATAGTACGAAGGTATTTGGTATTCAGGGTAAATTCATTAAGATTGAATATTACCTCGTTGGCTGCAGCTGCCATTGGAGTTGGATGATTGACGGAATCGCCCATTGAAATGGCTAACCTAAGatctttctgaatgtgttttaaatagTAATCTGGTTTGAAGTTCCCCTGCAAGAtatctgagaaaaaaaggatTGTATTAATTAGCTTATACTTCTACAGTTTCATGCTTCAACTATGccaaataataatgaacaaaatGCACTGGATTAATTGCCttacattagaaaaaaaatcattttaatgtagaaatgagtgaattttttttcttgcaaagaCACTGGTAAAATGCATACTTTGGCATTTCTGATCCAGGAAAATGCTTGCCATTTGCCCTTGACAGAGAATGTCCAAGAAGGTCTGTTGCGATTGGCCGGTGGCCTGTGCCAGTGTCAGCCCTTCAGCGATGGTGGCCATGAAGCTGCCCTGCACCATGTTTAGGATGAGCATCATCTTCGCAGCATTACCCGCTTCACCTGGTGAGAGACCACGAAATCCGTCAGAGCCGTTTGCATTACACCTCTCATTACAATGGCATTCACACTCGTACAATGCTGAttagaaatgcattgtgggtattcacacaaggatataaatatattcaaagaataaaaaaaaattacaattacaactAATAACTATGTTCTTAAAGGAAACCCCGCCTATTAAGACTTGCAGAGCGTAATATGTTGCAAATGCCCTAAACtatggaaatatattgtaaagcCCAcacaaaagattttaaaaaccgAAGCTTTTAATAGAAATTTTGACCAATGGAGATTGCCATTATTTTGACGTACAATACACTTTGGGTAGATGACGTAAAATGGTTGCACTGGAAGTTAACTCAGTTGTTTTGTCCAGCAGTTGCGGTTATTAATAGTGAAAAATATCGATACAATGccacagaatttgtgtgtggtgtgatacACAACTTTTCTGTAAAGAGGATGATTCAACAGCAAAACATGTTAGTGTATCAGCACGTATTATCATTAgggattatgcatttaaagAGGTATTATCATTGATTTAAGCTCATATGACACAAATAATACTGTTAcgtcatttaaattaatggcTGTAACGTACACGTCTCAGTTTCACCAAAAATGATAGATTGATCTGTATGGTCGAGTGACTGAACGGCTGCTGCTAGAAAGTGAAGCTCTTTAAAAGGCAACTCTGTTGGCAGAAGTGAGCAGTTGCtccacagacaccatctcttataccctactctcctctcctctgcacagacaccatctcttataccctactctcctctcctctgcacagacaccatctcttatACCCTACGATCCTAtcctctgcacagacaccatctcttatGCCCTACTCTCATCTCCTCTGCAGACACCATCTCTTATGCcctactctcctctcctctgcacaACCTCTCTTATACCCTATTCTCGtctcctctgcacagacaccatctcttatATCCTACTCTTGTCTCCTCTGCACAGACAACATCTCTTATACCCTACTCTCGtctcctctgcacagacaccGTCTCTTATGCcctactctctctcctctcctctgcacagacaccGTCTCTTATGCcctactctcctctcctctgcacagacaccGTCTCTTATGCcctactctcctctcctctgcacagacaccGTCTCTTATGCcctactctcctctcctctgcacagacaccatctcttatGCCCTACTCTCGtctcctctgcacagacaccatctcttataccctactctcctctcctctgcacagacaccGTCTCTTATGCcctactctcctctcctctgcacagacaccatctcttatGCCCTACTCTCGtctcctctgcacagacaccatctcttatGCCCTACTCTCGtctcctctgcacagacaccatctcttatGCCCTACTCTCGtctcctctgcacagacaccatctcttatACCCTACTCTCGTCTCCTCTGGCCCCCAACCTTCAACGTTTTGAATATTTGACGAGGGCTGTCCTGCTGAGTAGTGTCCCGCTCTGGCTCGAACTGAAAAGGCTGAACAGAAGGCATTCTCAATTGGTTCCCAACTATGTTAATGATTTGAAAAAAAGGAGATGAAAACTTTTGTGTGTTCAAAGAAGGAACAGAAGCCCAGACCTATGATTTCAGTCCAAAAATCCGGCACCGATGTACATAcactattttataatatttatattccaTTTTAAGGTGCTTTCCCCTTGCAGGTTACCTGCTGCaaagtgtatttttacaaatgtatacTAACAGttcatttacaatttatttgcTATATGCTCTATATGTTTAAATGTCAACACAAGGAACTGAAGCATGTACACTGTGTTTGTATGCTAACACCAGGAACTGAAGCGTGTACAGTGTTTGTATGCCAACACCAGGAACTGAAGCGTGTACAGTGTTTGTATGCTAACACCAGGAACTGAAGCGTGTACACTGTGTTTGATGCGCTGCTCATTCTACTGACCGAGGAAGAAAGAGGTCTTTCCCATTGCTTggaagcagctgctgcagtcttCATATACGCTCCGGTCTCCAGCGGCTAAAATAACCAGCATCCCGTCGTTAGAGAGCTGTTGGCTGCCGGACACTGGGGCCTCCAGGAAGCGCCCTCCTCGGGATGTGATGACCTGACCACAAACGTCACATTCATAAAGACCACAAACGTCACATTCATAAAGACCACAAACGTCACACTCATAAAGACCACAAACGTCACACTCATAAAGACAAGGAAACCAGCTCGGCGAGTGCctaaccacaaacacaaacctcTTCCATACAGTCCAGGAGTGCATGGGGTactttgcatatttattcatttaattaggggtccaagcagcgaagctggtggaaccctattgtatctgttaggattattattattattattaggggtccaagcagcgaagctggtggaaccctattgtttttgttaggattattattattcttattattatttttctccggtaaaagtgtctgagggtcagcaaccataagtcttggagcaaccaaatttggcaggtgggttcctatggccccccactactcaggcactaaaaatcacgtatgtcggccagatggtggcactataacaaagggtaatgcgtaaaaggccataactcccacaccataagttagatcaacacaaaacttcatcgacctatgcatctgaacgtgctctacaactttgccattggctccacctatgtccgccatattgtttgcctgccatttacactttttagttggggcgtggaagttttctccgctaaaatgtctgaggctcagcaaccataagttgtagaccaaccacatttggtaggtgggttcctatggccccccactactcaggcacgaaaaatcacctatgtcgaccagatggtggcgctataacaaagggtcatgtttaaaaggtcataactcccacaccgtaagtcagatcaacacaaaacttcatcggccgatgcatctgaatgtgctctacaactttgcttttgggagcacctatgtccgccatattgtttgcccgccatttacactaaacaaacactaaataaacaaaagacgcaatttatgctgtactctgccaatgtctaaataaataatacggtactctgagcgTAGGAAGCAGGTAGCATGGTTGGCGAGTTGATATcttttgctactaaaagtttgttagtaaaagctttgagaggatgaatcacttttctttggcatggatccatttgaagacaatatcgagtgagttcgtttagtctttaagtccgtcattatgctgagataAATCGTATTCTctatttaatctctaaattgtttgtaagcttagggttgtaactagttagctgtttcataggtgacttagttaatgcactcgtcttaactattgcttgtatttttgcatagactgcattgttgttgttgttcttgtttgtgttagtgttaatcagtttaacctacagggtccaagttgaactatgcggttgttccctgcacttagaacggtacttctctctagggttttcgacacattTGTTCTTGATtatgtttatacactttggtgcacatcgctctggataagagtgtctgccaaatgcctgtaatgtaatgtaatattccgtagcaacaagataaacccgacattagccctaaaatatgccaatacagcagtgaaaacgctgctcactgaataacaaaataaacgagacaaatatttttttaaattataccatgtcattctacaatCAATAtatgggactaaacattgaataaatatacaatcttacaattggttttacgcgtaaagatgtcccttttgtgaatgagtggtcatatattgtcttggacaattcgtttgtgaaatatacgcgcatttgtgatgcttgggtCAGCtctcttcaaaaatagctgtgcgtaataccacacctgttgcttacggtgttatcgccctttttagtgcaatttggcttgattgacaattcatttattcagtaggtgagagtataagctttctaacgatgtataacatgtctgattttgcttttggaatcgcgttttataggtcagcgtaaccgaaaatgttctcatctgccaatgtctaaataaataaaatggtaggctgctctgcgcgcAGCatgcaggtcgcgagttgatatttcgccttttgtttcgttttttctcaatgtcgtacttaatatttgaaatgtgtatttatgtgttattattctatctgtctctgaggcgctctgaaatgtgcattctctgctaagctgagcaatggattggaatatgtgtctgacgtactGTTGCACGTTATACCGAAACTTCACCACTTTTTCGgtactaaaaaaaagaaagaaaaaagaaacggttcgctattagaattttccgacgttcggtagttttgcgtcaaatgtcaaagccagggaaatgtgtctcccgcattaccgattgagTGGATGAAAAGtataatttgtcagaatcttcgctagatggcagtagcaactaaggttggcaacTGAGGTGACGTGCGCTTGTACATTCTCCGTcactgatacagcgcaagcttagactcagttgacttcagtagcaataggtgttctaatttgtaaatattttattataggaagatgctgtattgttattgaaatatgctgtttttagatctattttaaagtgaaagacctgtttaaagataatttactttacaattgtttaatttttgaaatatatttaatatagttttctatagTTTTCTACACTATtggcctatgcttattgatatgctgaacaggcttcaacttaaaggttgttaataaaccaggtttttaataaaccgtgaattcgaaaatgaggtcaacccttgtggtcattatgtttctgatctattaaggtaatttctgtatcgttaggtaccgagtattgaatcagaatcgtttcagtatcaattatcgtgatactaaacctgatatcggtatcaaagtcaaaattttggtatcaaGACAACgctagtgtgacaccttttttagttgcggcatggaagcgctgcagctgtacatacacaccgggccatctaagtgttacgacatgccatctaaatgttacaacatagtaaagACCTTTACGGGacgcggccaggacacatccatggcgacgcaactcaGTCATCCGCCAGCGtttcttagcacaaaattggccataagtcatcaatattttatacaatcaccatgatattcagtagatatgttgggtgaaggcatatgatgatgaggaaaaagccattttaacatcgctccatagggggtgcGATGGTGCCAAaacttggacccctcccaacgccgcttgcggctttaatatgtatttatttttgtttaccgTTATTCAAGCCTGGTCTGAAAAAGAGGAGTAAAGGACCTTTGGACACTGCATGTGCCTGTGACAGCTCAGAGAAAGACTGCAAAGAGTGGGTACCTGTGATAGCTCTGTGAAAACCTGACTGCGCACCGCATGTACCTGTGACAGCTCTGAGACTGCGTACAGCATGTACCTGTGTGAGACTGCGCACAGTATGCACCTGTGTGAGACTGCGCACAGCATGTACCTGTGTGAAGCTGTGCACAGCATGTACCTGTGACAGCTGAGACTGCACACAGTATGCATCTGTGTGAGACTGCGCACAGCATGTACCTGTGTGAGACTGCACACAGCATGTACCTGTGACAGCTCAGAGACTGCGCACAGCATGTACCTGTGTGAGAATGCACACAGCATGTACCTGTGTGAGACTGCGCACAGCATGTACCTGCGACAGCTCTGTGATGGTCTCTGGGTCCACGGTGGACATTTCCACGTAGCATTTCCCTGGCCTGATTCCCTGCAGGACGCCGCTGGGCCCGAGGACCAACTGGAGGAGACAGGAGCAGGGCGTGTCCACATGTTGCATGCATACTGGGCTCTAAGGCTCTAATTTCTTTCAGGACTGTCCTTTCCAGGGGCCATTTCACAAAtcatttcattcacattttaaaaacttacaTAAATAGAATAACAAAATTCCctaaatgctatttaaaaacataGAAATAGGTCAAAATACGATTCTGCACTTACATCCCGAGCTGCCTTTGGATCTGAAACGCAGGAAAAGGTGATGTCACACATGGACACCACTTCTGCTGGGGTTCGGCCCAGCCTGGCCCCCTCCTGGATGAACAGGTCACACTGAAACAAAGGCAAGTCTAGTGAGCTCAGCACTCTGGATGTGCCTCATCATGGTCAACATTATACAGCTTCACAACACTTCAGGTCACTCTCAAAACCAAAACCTTACATGCAACAAGAACAATTACACACTCCAGAGAAAGAGACCAAAACAGTTGTCCACAATCTGTGTGGCTCAATtagcaaacaaagcagagctATTTGCAATGTCAGTGCAAACATGATAAAAAGACCATGACAGCATATGGGCCAACATTATCCTGGTATTTTTCCACTCACTGACAGGTCAATAAAGTGGCTTTGTTCTAAAGCCAGGCAGAGTGCTGGGGAACAGGCAAGCGTACAGCCCGTGGGTCACAGGTGCACGACCACCTAATTTATGCTTCTTATCTTGCATCAGCATAGCTATTCAGAGGACCTGAACCTACTGAACATGTCCCAATGTGGAGCAGGTGAGTCCCATCTGAAGTGATTAAACATGTCCCAATGTGGAGCAGGTGAGCCCCATCTGAAATGATTAAACATGTCCCAATGTGGAGCAGGTGAGCCCCATCTGAAATGATTAAACATGTCCCAATGTGGAGCACGTTAACTCTTTCTGAAACTATTAAACATGTCCCAATGTGGAGTAGGTGAGCCCCATCTGAGACTATTAAACATGTCCCAATGTGGAGCAGGTGAACTCTTTCTGAGACTATTAAACATGTCCCAATGTGGAGCAGGTGAGCCCCATCTGAGACTATTAAACATGTCCCAATGTGGAGCAGGTGAGCCCCATCTGAGACGATTAAACATGTCCCAATGTGGAACACGTTAACTCTTTCTGAGACTATTAAACATATCCCAATGTGGAGCAGGTGAGCCCCATCTGAGACTATTAAACATATCCCAATGTGGAGCAGGTGAGCCCCATCTGAAATGATTAAACATGTCCCAATGTGGAGCACGTTAACTCTTTCTGAAACTATTAAACATGTCCCAATGTGGAACAGGTGAGCCCCATCTGAGACTATTAAACATGTCCCAATGTGGAGCACATTAACTCTTTCTGAGACTATTAAACATATCCCAATGTGGAGCAGGTGAGCCCCATCTGAAATGATTAAACATGTCCCAATGTGGAGCACGTTAACTCTTTCTGAAACTATTAATCATGTCTCAATGTGGAGCAGATGAGCCCCATCTGAAATGATTAAACATGTCCCAATGTGGAGCACGTTAACTCTTTCTGAAACTATTAATCATGTCTCAATGTGGAGCAGATGAGCCCCATCTGAAATTATTAAACATGTCCCAATGTGAAGCAGGTGAGTCCCATctcaaatgaattaattgattGCTTTCATCTGTCACTGATCCACTGCTGTAACACCTACACCATTGTAAATCTCTTTGCACTTCGATGCAAAAAGCCCTGTCGCAATCAGTAAAAGCACTAGAGATAACAGAAGAAAcagtccccttccccaaaaGAGGGCTGAAACCAGGTTGATGATTATGGCATTTTATAACCTAATAACTGTCCACAAGTCAAACAACTGCCAATACTACAGTGGTGTTGATATTGCTAAAATCCCCCGCTGAGCCCAAAGCAATCAATTTGCTCTTTGTATAGCAAAAGTCACTATTCATTTTGCGTTATTTCCATTGAACTGAAAGCGTGAGCATGAGCatttgaaaacaagcatttctaTGTATGTAACTAAAATGACAAAGTGTGGTTTTTCTAGAAAAGAAACCTCTTGTCTGTCTTACAAACAGTAAGAAAAACTATCAGACTTAGAAATTGAGATCATACCAGTGCTCAGTAAATGACCTAAAAGCAAGCGACTACTACCCTCCCGAAGATCTACACATCCTGACTCTTCCCCCGCTTGGAAACCCTATATAGATTAGAATAATGATAGTGTCGTGTTCTTCAAGCTCATTTACATAGCTTTCAAATGAAGCTTACAGCTTCCTTCTAGCTGAAACTATGGCTTAGCTATTCTACCCTGTAGCAGCTTGCCTTCATTTTGCGTTTTTGCACGGGGCACGAGTGAAAGCTTAGCGCACActttatttgcatatatatgCGCACCAAACGGACAGCATCTGACTGAAATACACGGCTTAGTCAAAAACAGAgaatgggtaaataaagaatatatgtTTTGTGGGGTTTGTGACGACTCTGGTGTTCACTGGTTGGTAGGCGGAGCTAGTCATCATTCTTGATGGTGTGCATCTGGCCTGGTGCATCCCAGGTAATAAAAACCCCACATTGCCCTTTGCAAGTGCTCTGCCCTTCCTTTGTTTTGTGCCTGTGTTGGAGCCATGGGCAATTTTTCGCTGCTTGGTTTGTGTTCTTTGTCTTGCACCTACAACACCTCACATGTGTACGCTTATTTACATCCAAGCATCCGCATGTACTGCTGACAATACTGACTGCCCCACTCCACTCTGTCTAACTTGCATTAATAAATTcatctgttattattatttgggaAACAACGGTCTCCCTTCTTTGCCATGGCTTACCCAGAGGGTACCACCCTCAATGAAATTAGCAACTGGAAGTGTAATATGGCAATATcacaacagaataaataaaatagaaaatgatttttggatttctgtgttgtttttcatAATAAACATGTCCTGTACATTTGCTGAGTGAGACTCCATATTTTGGTcaatgtgctctttatttcaagcttggAACTATGTCTATACTTTATAtaattttggagataatggggttTAGTTAAGACGGGtggatttttacaaaaaaacctGGATTTGAAGTGGGGTTTAAGGGGTTAATCAAACAGGTCTCAACTGGAGCAGGTGAACCAACCTTTTCGGCAGTGCGGTTCCATACAGTCACAATGTGGCCCATCTTTAGCAGATTTGACACTATTCCGCTTCCCATGAGTCCCAGTCCAAGGAATCCTATCCTGGAATGAACAGACTTTCAGCAGGCCCTCTCAGCACATGCATACTATGCTACAGATGCATCAAAACCGCATACAAAATGGTTTACAGTCagtaacactaacacaaactgGCAAGTAGTGCAAGGACATTATGGGATGTTTCCACCTCAACTTATGACTACCTTCTCTGTTGGAAAACAGCAGAGTGGGAGTAGAATAAAGAGAGACACGTGCGCTGCGTGCTAGTGTAACTAACAGCGTGAATAACGTGCATTTTATTACCGTTTATCTGTGGGGGTAATACTGCCGTTGATAGCTGTGCTGTCTGCTGCTTGGATAGAAGTTGATCCCGTGTCCTGTGTAAAGTCATCATTGGGTTTAATATAGATTAAGCCATACTTTAAAGGGAACTTTAACCGGAGGAGTACATATAaatcataatataataattataaggaCATGTTGGCATGTCTATTTTTGACAACTTTTAGAGATGGGTTTACAATAACAGGATTGTAAAGTAGATATATACTGGTGTAATTACTTAACACTGTACTCATCAAACCCACTCACTCAAGGGCCAACATGAGTGCAGTCAGCAATGAAAAACAGTATAAGTCTGATGTGAAATAATTGACAGGAATGCAGTACTGACATGCGCTAAGACAGCTAGGTCCTAGCGCGTGTCACTGTCCAGTGGCAGATCTGGTAGAAATAAGAGCCAgcccggttagggttagggttagggctggtgTAGTTTTAGCTGGGCTACCAGTCCTTGGTGAATCTGAGGCCCAGGTTTCGACCTAAAGGCTAACAGGCCAGCACCTCACAGATACAATGGAAAAATGATGTGTGGTGATCTACAGTCACAGTAAATTTATGGACTGAAGCTGACCAGGTCTATTTACTGCTGAAAGCAACCAGGTCCAAAACCAGTTTCACGCACAACTAGATGAAATGTGATCTGATAGTTTTGAGACATCTCTGCCTTAATGTAATCACATTTTGTATAAGGCATTCAAAAACTGGTTACTTCTGAATAAGGTAGGCTGATCTctttcaacagaaaacaaacaaggaaagACACTAACCACGTTTACATGCAACCGTATTCCAAGTAACAATCCTTATTTTGGTTAGGATCATatttttactaagcttgaagagattaagagATCTTAAGTcattcctcatagcttttatcttccATACCAGAACTcaatttagttgcccttctttgaaccttttccagagcctttCTTGTAGCACGGtccacagaactgcacacaatactaaagtgtggtctaacaaatgtattgcataagataagtataactgtATAACAGAATGGCTGAATTGATAGCATAATTGAAGTTTCCAAAAAAGAGCAGAATAATGATGTGTATGTAAACACCGTCATTCGCAAGCTTGACAGGCAAATTACTCGACCAAGTAATCAATcaaacattcataaataaaatgtgaattatgATCAATTCTACATGGCAAGCCtagttacaaaaataaaaatataatctcaAACATCTTCAGGCTGATAACTAACCTCCTCAATAATCTTCAGTCTTTTGCTAATGGGCTCCATCGACGAACCAGgctgtgaagaaaataaatgaagttcAGGGAGATGTTTCCTTATGAAAAGCAGACATGTCTTTCACAGACTAAAACATACACACCAGAGAACAGGTGGATCCCAATCAGAATTTGAAAAAGTTCCACCCAAAACAGAAGCAATTCTGCAGACGTCTGCAATGCTGCATTCAAAAGCACTTTCAAAGTGAGCAAAAGACCTCTTTGCAAACATATTGTACCAATTACACGTGGAGCACAGTATTCCCAAACAtgaaacaatataaacaaaaaacaggggGAGAAAagaatttcataaaatgaaatgaataaaaaaatgaatgaaccaCTGTCATTTGTTCATTATTAATGCAAGGCTCTGCAACCCTGGCCTTGGAGAGCAACAGGGTCTgatgtggtttttgttttcacctcaaAATCAACAGGTAGTCCCTCCaggatttcgttttttttgtgattgttgcGATCAAAAATGCTTGATTTTGCAGCGGCTTTTCTCAAAAATTGCAATGCAATTTGCGAggttatgtgatttttttgtggtaAAATTGTGGGAAATGGCAAAAATTTTAAGTCGAGGAAATAAATTGTGATCTATTTTTAACTACTACCTAATGAACAAAGAGTCATATGTAATCACTTCCtacgataataataattttagttCTCATCTCatactgtctttttttattttcagaacatAAAGAACCATGGGCtcaaagtaacaaaaaaattcCAAAGTGACATAGCTTTACAAAACACAGTCTGGACTGCAATATAgaatacataggctacatcttctgtaaaaataagtgctttaaatgctttttaaataatatgaattCAACTGTAAGGGTGTATAAACTCATGTATGAAACTACAACTCAACTATATCTGTAAATGAgaagttattttaatacaaagttTGTATTAAAATACGGATTTCTGGAGTAAACCAGTATGCAGTGATGAACGGTCTTTCCCAGGGGAGCAACAAGTAACATTACACAGGTCGAGCTACGCTATGCTTGCTAATTATGCTAGATAG
This genomic window from Anguilla rostrata isolate EN2019 chromosome 17, ASM1855537v3, whole genome shotgun sequence contains:
- the LOC135243910 gene encoding cytokine-like nuclear factor N-PAC isoform X1, encoding MATVHLRIGDLVWGKLGRYPPWPGKIVSPPKDLKKPRGKKCFFVKFFGTEDHAWIKVEQLKPYHPHKEEMIKINKGKRFQQAVDAVEEFLKKTKGKEQGSHNSEDKNKSAASDVKGRKNPGKAVKLLLEQGDDRSALGGCCPQRDDKDLSDSDPEPSSVEWLMPGTVTGFKWDSSPVKDDPHFHFLLSHSEKPGSSMEPISKRLKIIEEDTGSTSIQAADSTAINGSITPTDKRIGFLGLGLMGSGIVSNLLKMGHIVTVWNRTAEKCDLFIQEGARLGRTPAEVVSMCDITFSCVSDPKAARDLVLGPSGVLQGIRPGKCYVEMSTVDPETITELSQVITSRGGRFLEAPVSGSQQLSNDGMLVILAAGDRSVYEDCSSCFQAMGKTSFFLGEAGNAAKMMLILNMVQGSFMATIAEGLTLAQATGQSQQTFLDILCQGQMASIFLDQKCQNILQGNFKPDYYLKHIQKDLRLAISMGDSVNHPTPMAAAANEVYKRAKALDQSDNDMSAVYRAYIH
- the LOC135243910 gene encoding cytokine-like nuclear factor N-PAC isoform X3: MATVHLRIGDLVWGKLGRYPPWPGKIVSPPKDLKKPRGKKCFFVKFFGTEDHAWIKVEQLKPYHPHKEEMIKINKGKRFQQAVDAVEEFLKKTKGKEQGSHNSEDKNKSAASDVKGRKNPGKAVKLLLEQGDDRSALGGCCPQRDDKPGSSMEPISKRLKIIEEDTGSTSIQAADSTAINGSITPTDKRIGFLGLGLMGSGIVSNLLKMGHIVTVWNRTAEKCDLFIQEGARLGRTPAEVVSMCDITFSCVSDPKAARDLVLGPSGVLQGIRPGKCYVEMSTVDPETITELSQVITSRGGRFLEAPVSGSQQLSNDGMLVILAAGDRSVYEDCSSCFQAMGKTSFFLGEAGNAAKMMLILNMVQGSFMATIAEGLTLAQATGQSQQTFLDILCQGQMASIFLDQKCQNILQGNFKPDYYLKHIQKDLRLAISMGDSVNHPTPMAAAANEVYKRAKALDQSDNDMSAVYRAYIH
- the LOC135243910 gene encoding cytokine-like nuclear factor N-PAC isoform X2 translates to MATVHLRIGDLVWGKLGRYPPWPGKIVSPPKDLKKPRGKKCFFVKFFGTEDHAWIKVEQLKPYHPHKEEMIKINKGKRFQQAVDAVEEFLKKTKGKEQGSHNSEDKNKSAASDVKGRKNPGKAVKLLLEQGDDRSALGGCCPQRDDKDLSDSDPEPSSVEWLMPGTVTGFKWDSSPGSSMEPISKRLKIIEEDTGSTSIQAADSTAINGSITPTDKRIGFLGLGLMGSGIVSNLLKMGHIVTVWNRTAEKCDLFIQEGARLGRTPAEVVSMCDITFSCVSDPKAARDLVLGPSGVLQGIRPGKCYVEMSTVDPETITELSQVITSRGGRFLEAPVSGSQQLSNDGMLVILAAGDRSVYEDCSSCFQAMGKTSFFLGEAGNAAKMMLILNMVQGSFMATIAEGLTLAQATGQSQQTFLDILCQGQMASIFLDQKCQNILQGNFKPDYYLKHIQKDLRLAISMGDSVNHPTPMAAAANEVYKRAKALDQSDNDMSAVYRAYIH